The Populus alba chromosome 6, ASM523922v2, whole genome shotgun sequence genome contains a region encoding:
- the LOC118032612 gene encoding monogalactosyldiacylglycerol synthase 2, chloroplastic, which yields MMKVQAPPRKTSFTEVFQRVYSNLGSVSSNSDSSSSSSSSSSSDSYNCNNLQKLKYYIQESDDDFEEEDGTMELVQIGAERAKNVLILMSDTGGGHRASAEAIRDAFKLEYGDEYRIIVKDVWKEYTGWPLNDMERQYKFMVKHVQLWKVAFHSTSPRWIHSCYLAAIAAYYAKEVEAGLMEYKPDIIISVHPMMQHIPLWVLKWQGLQKKVIFVTVITDLNSCHPTWFHPRVNRCYCPSEEVAKRAALDGLEDSQIRVFGLPIRPSFARAVLSKDELREELELDPSLPAVLLMGGGEGMGPVKKTALALGESLFDKELGKPLGQLIIICGRNKVLKSTLESHEWTIPVKVRGFETQMEKWMGACDCIITKAGPGTIAEALIRGLPIILNDYIPGQEKGNVPYVVDNGAGVFTRSPKETAKIVTEWFCTKTDELERMSENALKLAQPEAVFDIIKDIHELAQARGPLVNIPYVLTASFTSII from the exons ATGATGAAGGTGCAGGCTCCTCCGAGGAAAACATCATTTACTGAGGTTTTTCAAAGAGTTTATAGTAATCTTGGGTCCGTTAGCAGTAATAGtgatagcagcagcagcagcagcagcagcagcagcagcgacAGCTATAATTGCAACAATCTACAAAAGCTTAAGTATTATATCCAAGAGAGTGACGATGATTTTGAAGAGGAAGATGGAACCATGGAACTTGTTCAAATTGGTGCTGAGAGAGCCAAGAATGTTTTGATCCTTATGAGTGATACAGGTGGTGGTCATCGTGCTTCTGCTGAAGCCATTCGTGATGCTTTCAAGCTTGAATATGGTGATGAATACAGG ATAATTGTGAAGGATGTTTGGAAAGAGTACACAGGCTGGCCATTGAATGATATGGAGAGGCAATACAAATTCATGGTGAAACACGTACAGCTATGGAAGGTGGCATTTCACAGTACTTCTCCAAGATGGATACACTCCTGCTATCTTGCCGCTATCGCTGCCTACTATGCCAA GGAGGTGGAGGCTGGTCTAATGGAGTACAAACCGGATATAATTATCAGTGTTCATCCCATGATGCAGCATATTCCTTTGTGGGTTCTGAAATGGCAAGGCTTACAAAAGAAAGTGATTTTTGTTACAGTCATCACCGACCTCAATAGCTGCCATCCTACATG GTTTCATCCTAGGGTGAATAGATGCTACTGCCCATCAGAGGAGGTTGCCAAGAGGGCTGCATTAGATGGCCTAGAAGATTCTCAAATTCGTGTTTTTGGTTTGCCTATCCGGCCATCTTTTGCTCGTGCAGTTCTTTCAAAG GATGAGTTAAGAGAAGAGCTTGAACTGGACCCTAGTTTGCCTGCGGTTTTACTGATGGGAGGTGGTGAAGGTATGGGTCCTGTTAAGAAAACTGCGTTGGCTCTCGGAGAATCATTGTTTGATAAAGAACTTGGGAAACCACTTGGGCAATTGATCATCATTTGTGGCCGTAATAAGGTTCTTAAATCTACATTGGAATCTCATGAATGGACAATCCCAGTTAAG GTTAGAGGATTTGAGACACAGATGGAGAAATGGATGGGAGCTTGTGACTGCATAATTACAAAA GCTGGACCTGGCACCATTGCAGAAGCATTGATAAGGGGGCTCCCTATTATTCTCAACGACTACATTCCTGGACAA GAAAAGGGAAATGTTCCTTACGTGGTAGACAACGGGGCTGGTGTCTTCACCAGAAGTCCTAAAGAAACAGCAAAAATTGTGACAGAATGGTTTTGCACGAAAACAGATGAACTTGAAAGAATGTCAGAGAATGCACTCAAACTAGCCCAACCGGAGGCTGTATTTGACATCATTAAGGACATTCATGAACTCGCACAAGCACGCGGTCCTCTTGTGAATATCCCTTATGTATTGACAGCATCTTTCACAAGCATAATCTGA
- the LOC118032611 gene encoding actin-related protein 2/3 complex subunit 3: MVHHSSFVDEEGVKKACGCPLLPLKSHIKGPAPVSDQDKTDIVDEAITFFRANVFFRNFNIQSPADKLLIYLTFYINVALKRLEGCRTLAEGTKAIINLGLEKVSVPGESGFPFPGLFANPQSQKEAELFRKYLKQTREETSGRLLSVAYRPNGTPNKWWLAFAKRKFMNIIAL; this comes from the exons ATG GTTCATCACTCTAGTTTCGTGGACGAGGAGGGAGTGAAAAAAGCATGTGGCTGTCCTTTGCTTCCGTTGAAAAGTCATATAAAGGGTCCTGCTCCAGTTTCGGATCAAG ATAAAACTGATATAGTTGATGAAGCAATCACGTTTTTTCGTGCCAATGTTTTCtttagaaattttaatattcagaGCCCAGCAGATAAGCTCCTTATTTACTTAACGTTCTACATCAATGTGGCTTTGAAGAGGCTTGAGGGTTGTAGAACTTTGGCTGAAGGTACTAAGGCAATAATTAACTTGGGTTTGGAGAAGGTTTCTGTGCCTGGAGAGTCCGGTTTTCCTTTCCCGGGTCTTTTTGCCAATCCTCAATCTCAGAAGGAAGCAG AGCTCTTCAGAAAGTATCTTAAACAGACAAGGGAGGAAACAAGTGGGAGATTACTGAGTGTCGCATATAGACCCAATGGGACTCCAAACAAATGGTGGTTGGCATTTGCCAAGAGGAAATTCATGAATATCATTGCCCTttga
- the LOC118032609 gene encoding translocase of chloroplast 90, chloroplastic isoform X1, with protein sequence MRGIRDWVFGQLLSNSLASTGPLSGSGSFLSEESVNEESDDPAQMVQLESPSPTSDTSCSSNCNQETGSPQSLEQVAADSYQPNHEVEVKKADSLTTIEDLRINFFRLLLRFGQSHDNLLVAKVLHRLHLAAAIRAGESNLKRVKVDGARTVAAEQEASGTPELNFSLRILVLGKTGVGKSATINSVFDQPKALTDAFRPATEHIKEVVGSINGVKVTFIDTPGFFPSSTSNLRRNRKIMLSVRRFIRKSPPDIVLFFERLDLINMGYCDFPLLKLMTEVFGNAVWFNTILVMTHGSSTPEGPTGYPISYESYVTQCTGLMQHYINQVVSDSKLENPVVLVENNPHCKKNLMGESVLPNGQVWKSHFLLFCICTKVLGDANTLLEFEGGIELGPLITPRVPSLPHLLSSFLKHCTTPCPSESEPDVDEILFSDADEENDYDQLPPIRILTKSQFEKLTKSQKKDYLDELDYRETLYLKKQLKEESKRRRERKLSEDENFGEDCNSDPQQASPEAVLLPDMVVPPSFDSDCTIHRYRCLVTSDQWLARPVLDPHGWDHDVGFDGVNMETAIEIRKNVYASITGQMSKDKQDFSIQSECAAAYADPRGQTYSVGLDVQSSGKGTIYTVHSNTKLKNLKQNVTECGVSLTSFGNKYYVGTKLEDTILVGKQLKFVVNAGQMRCSEQGAYGGSLEATLRGGDYPVRDDRISLSMSALSFKKEMVLGGGFQSEFRPIRGMRMAVNANLNSQNMGQVNIKISSSEHIEIALVCVFSICKAILHKKMTGNKSREVLEMR encoded by the exons ATGAGGGGTATTAGAGATTGGGTTTTTGGTCAGTTATTGTCCAATTCTTTGGCTTCAACTGGACCTTTGTCAGGCAGTGGCAGTTTCCTTAGCGAGGAGTCTGTAAATGAAGAATCTGATGACCCAG CTCAAATGGTCCAGTTAGAGTCTCCATCGCCAACTTCTGATACTTCATGCTCGTCTAACTGTAATCAGGAAACTGGGTCTCCTCAATCTCTGGAGCAAGTGGCTGCAGATTCTTACCAACCTAATCATGAGGTTGAGGTAAAGAAAGCTGATTCATTGACCACGATTGAGGATCTTCGAATTAACTTCTTCCGTCTTCTTCTAAGGTTTGGGCAGTCACATGACAATCTTCTGGTGGCAAAGGTTTTACATAGATTGCACCTAGCAGCTGCAATACGAGCAGGGGAATCAAACTTGAAAAGAGTTAAAGTTGATGGAGCTAGAACTGTAGCAGCAGAACAAGAGGCATCTGGTACACCTGAATTGAACTTCTCTCTTAGAATACTTGTGTTGGGTAAAACGGGTGTTGGAAAGAGTGCTACTATAAATTCTGTATTCGATCAACCAAAGGCTCTGACTGATGCATTTCGACCAGCCACTGAACACATCAAAGAGGTTGTGGGGTCTATCAATGGGGTCAAAGTAACATTTATTGACACACCTGGTTTTTTCCCTTCATCTACAAGTAATTTGAGAAGAAATAGGAAGATTATGCTTTCTGTTCGGAGATTCATAAGAAAATCACCACCAGACATTGTTCTATTCTTTGAACGCCTTGACCTCATCAACATGGGTTACTGTGACTTCCCCCTTCTGAAGCTTATGACCGAAGTCTTTGGCAATGCTGTTTGGTTTAACACCATCCTTGTCATGACTCATGGTTCTTCAACTCCTGAAGGACCTACTGGATATCCTATTAGCTATGAATCATATGTGACTCAATGCACAGGTTTGATGCAACATTATATAAATCAGGTAGTATCCGACTCAAAACTTGAAAATCCAGTAGTTTTAGTGGAGAACAATCCTCACTGTAAAAAGAACTTAATGGGGGAAAGTGTTCTTCCCAATGGACAAGTATGGAAATCTCATTTCTTATTATTCTGCATATGCACCAAAGTTCTTGGTGATGCTAATACCCTCTTGGAATTTGAAGGTGGCATTGAATTGGGACCATTGATTACCCCCCGGGTGCCTTCTCTGCCCCATCTTCTCTCATCTTTTCTAAAGCATTGCACTACACCATGCCCAAGTGAATCAGAACCAGATGTTGATGAGATTTTATTTTCAGATGCAGACGAGGAAAATGACTATGATCAACTACCTCCAATCCGAATCCTGACAAAATCTCAGTTTGAAAAGTTGACTAAATCACAGAAAAAAGACTACCTAGACGAGCTGGATTATCGAGAAAcactatatttgaaaaaacagttaaaagaaGAGTCTAAGAGGCGAAGGGAGAGGAAGCTTTCTGAAGACGAAAACTTTGGAGAGGACTGTAATTCTGATCCCCAGCAGGCATCTCCAGAGGCTGTTTTGTTGCCAGATATGGTGGTCCCTCCAAGTTTTGACTCAGATTGCACCATACACAGGTATCGATGCCTTGTCACTAGTGACCAGTGGCTTGCGAGACCTGTTCTTGATCCTCATGGATGGGATCATGATGTGGGCTTTGATGGTGTAAACATGGAGACAGCTATAGAAATAAGAAAGAATGTCTATGCCTCAATCACAGGACAAATGAGCAAGGACAAGCAGGATTTCAGTATTCAGTCTGAGTGCGCTGCAGCTTATGCAGATCCTAGGGGCCAAACTTACTCTGTAGGTCTTGATGTTCAGTCTTCTGGCAAAGGTACGATCTATACAGTTCATAGCAACACAAAGCTGAAGAATCTGAAGCAAAATGTAACTGAATGTGGGGTTTCCTTGACATCCTTTGGGAACAAGTACTATGTTGGTACCAAGCTTGAAGATACCATATTAGTTGGGAAGCAACTCAAGTTTGTAGTGAATGCTGGCCAAATGAGGTGCTCTGAACAAGGGGCATATGGTGGAAGTCTTGAGGCCACATTAAGAGGGGGAGACTACCCTGTGAGGGATGATAGAATCAGTCTGTCAATGTCAGCTCTCTCCTTTAAGAAGGAGATGGTGCTGGGCGGAGGGTTTCAGTCTGAATTTAGACCTATCAGAGGCATGAGAATGGCTGTTAATGCCAATCTGAATAGCCAGAACATGGGACAAGTTAATATAAAGATCAGCAGCTCTGAGCACATTGAAATTGCTCTCGTTTGTGTTTTCTCAATTTGCAAGGCCATTTTGCATAAGAAAATGACTGGAAACAAAAGCAGGGAAGTATTGGAGATGAGATGA
- the LOC118032609 gene encoding translocase of chloroplast 90, chloroplastic isoform X2, translating to MKNLMTQETGSPQSLEQVAADSYQPNHEVEVKKADSLTTIEDLRINFFRLLLRFGQSHDNLLVAKVLHRLHLAAAIRAGESNLKRVKVDGARTVAAEQEASGTPELNFSLRILVLGKTGVGKSATINSVFDQPKALTDAFRPATEHIKEVVGSINGVKVTFIDTPGFFPSSTSNLRRNRKIMLSVRRFIRKSPPDIVLFFERLDLINMGYCDFPLLKLMTEVFGNAVWFNTILVMTHGSSTPEGPTGYPISYESYVTQCTGLMQHYINQVVSDSKLENPVVLVENNPHCKKNLMGESVLPNGQVWKSHFLLFCICTKVLGDANTLLEFEGGIELGPLITPRVPSLPHLLSSFLKHCTTPCPSESEPDVDEILFSDADEENDYDQLPPIRILTKSQFEKLTKSQKKDYLDELDYRETLYLKKQLKEESKRRRERKLSEDENFGEDCNSDPQQASPEAVLLPDMVVPPSFDSDCTIHRYRCLVTSDQWLARPVLDPHGWDHDVGFDGVNMETAIEIRKNVYASITGQMSKDKQDFSIQSECAAAYADPRGQTYSVGLDVQSSGKGTIYTVHSNTKLKNLKQNVTECGVSLTSFGNKYYVGTKLEDTILVGKQLKFVVNAGQMRCSEQGAYGGSLEATLRGGDYPVRDDRISLSMSALSFKKEMVLGGGFQSEFRPIRGMRMAVNANLNSQNMGQVNIKISSSEHIEIALVCVFSICKAILHKKMTGNKSREVLEMR from the exons ATGAAGAATCTGATGACCCAG GAAACTGGGTCTCCTCAATCTCTGGAGCAAGTGGCTGCAGATTCTTACCAACCTAATCATGAGGTTGAGGTAAAGAAAGCTGATTCATTGACCACGATTGAGGATCTTCGAATTAACTTCTTCCGTCTTCTTCTAAGGTTTGGGCAGTCACATGACAATCTTCTGGTGGCAAAGGTTTTACATAGATTGCACCTAGCAGCTGCAATACGAGCAGGGGAATCAAACTTGAAAAGAGTTAAAGTTGATGGAGCTAGAACTGTAGCAGCAGAACAAGAGGCATCTGGTACACCTGAATTGAACTTCTCTCTTAGAATACTTGTGTTGGGTAAAACGGGTGTTGGAAAGAGTGCTACTATAAATTCTGTATTCGATCAACCAAAGGCTCTGACTGATGCATTTCGACCAGCCACTGAACACATCAAAGAGGTTGTGGGGTCTATCAATGGGGTCAAAGTAACATTTATTGACACACCTGGTTTTTTCCCTTCATCTACAAGTAATTTGAGAAGAAATAGGAAGATTATGCTTTCTGTTCGGAGATTCATAAGAAAATCACCACCAGACATTGTTCTATTCTTTGAACGCCTTGACCTCATCAACATGGGTTACTGTGACTTCCCCCTTCTGAAGCTTATGACCGAAGTCTTTGGCAATGCTGTTTGGTTTAACACCATCCTTGTCATGACTCATGGTTCTTCAACTCCTGAAGGACCTACTGGATATCCTATTAGCTATGAATCATATGTGACTCAATGCACAGGTTTGATGCAACATTATATAAATCAGGTAGTATCCGACTCAAAACTTGAAAATCCAGTAGTTTTAGTGGAGAACAATCCTCACTGTAAAAAGAACTTAATGGGGGAAAGTGTTCTTCCCAATGGACAAGTATGGAAATCTCATTTCTTATTATTCTGCATATGCACCAAAGTTCTTGGTGATGCTAATACCCTCTTGGAATTTGAAGGTGGCATTGAATTGGGACCATTGATTACCCCCCGGGTGCCTTCTCTGCCCCATCTTCTCTCATCTTTTCTAAAGCATTGCACTACACCATGCCCAAGTGAATCAGAACCAGATGTTGATGAGATTTTATTTTCAGATGCAGACGAGGAAAATGACTATGATCAACTACCTCCAATCCGAATCCTGACAAAATCTCAGTTTGAAAAGTTGACTAAATCACAGAAAAAAGACTACCTAGACGAGCTGGATTATCGAGAAAcactatatttgaaaaaacagttaaaagaaGAGTCTAAGAGGCGAAGGGAGAGGAAGCTTTCTGAAGACGAAAACTTTGGAGAGGACTGTAATTCTGATCCCCAGCAGGCATCTCCAGAGGCTGTTTTGTTGCCAGATATGGTGGTCCCTCCAAGTTTTGACTCAGATTGCACCATACACAGGTATCGATGCCTTGTCACTAGTGACCAGTGGCTTGCGAGACCTGTTCTTGATCCTCATGGATGGGATCATGATGTGGGCTTTGATGGTGTAAACATGGAGACAGCTATAGAAATAAGAAAGAATGTCTATGCCTCAATCACAGGACAAATGAGCAAGGACAAGCAGGATTTCAGTATTCAGTCTGAGTGCGCTGCAGCTTATGCAGATCCTAGGGGCCAAACTTACTCTGTAGGTCTTGATGTTCAGTCTTCTGGCAAAGGTACGATCTATACAGTTCATAGCAACACAAAGCTGAAGAATCTGAAGCAAAATGTAACTGAATGTGGGGTTTCCTTGACATCCTTTGGGAACAAGTACTATGTTGGTACCAAGCTTGAAGATACCATATTAGTTGGGAAGCAACTCAAGTTTGTAGTGAATGCTGGCCAAATGAGGTGCTCTGAACAAGGGGCATATGGTGGAAGTCTTGAGGCCACATTAAGAGGGGGAGACTACCCTGTGAGGGATGATAGAATCAGTCTGTCAATGTCAGCTCTCTCCTTTAAGAAGGAGATGGTGCTGGGCGGAGGGTTTCAGTCTGAATTTAGACCTATCAGAGGCATGAGAATGGCTGTTAATGCCAATCTGAATAGCCAGAACATGGGACAAGTTAATATAAAGATCAGCAGCTCTGAGCACATTGAAATTGCTCTCGTTTGTGTTTTCTCAATTTGCAAGGCCATTTTGCATAAGAAAATGACTGGAAACAAAAGCAGGGAAGTATTGGAGATGAGATGA